The Rheinheimera mangrovi genome contains the following window.
AATAACTGCACCAGATTAACATTGCCATCTTGTGACCAGCCGCTGGTCAGATAAATGTATCTGTTGTTGTAAGCCAGGGCCACACTGTCATCGACAGCCACAGGCATATCCGGCAGCTTGTTGTAAGCTTTAGTGACAGGGCTGTAGCGATAACCTTCGGCGCTTGATACTTCAGTGCCATTGGCTGCAACTGTGTAGCCACCAAACACAAAAAAATGATTTTGTAAGGTGACACCTGAACTTGCCAGCCTGCCACTTAAACGCTGACGGCTTGGTACGGCAGGGGCCTTCAGCCAGGTCGGCTCACCCACTGTCCATTGCCATACTCTGTTGTGCACATCGGCATGGGTTTTACCTGAAGAGAGCCCCATAAAGCTGGTGACATAAGTGCGGCCTGCCACGCTGGTACTCATGACCAGATTATTGCTAACAGCTTCGGGTAAGGCGGGTAGTTGTGCTGCGCCAGCCAGCACAGGCGCGCTAAGACTCAGGCTGAGGCTGTATTTCAGCAGTTTGCTTATTTTTTGGGACATGCCTGATTTCTGTAACATGATTGTGTACTCCATTCACTGTCCATTTGATATTAAAGTGATACAGCGTCATGCCATAGCTCTGTTGCTCCGCTTTTTGCTTTTTATACGGAGGGCGCGGGTCTTGTTTTAACACTTTTTCTATCAAAACTGCTAATTCAGGCTGATCTTTCTGCCGCTGACAAAATTCCAGCACTGCAGGTTCAAAACTGACTGTCATATCAGTTTCAGGTGCGGCGTCAGCAAAACCACCTGCTGCATCTGGTAAGGCATCTGCATAGGGCAGATAAGGTTTAATATCCAATATTGGCGTGCCATCCAACAGATCAATGCCGGACAACAGAATAATCAAACGGCCTTGTTTACGTACTACGCCTTCAAGTTTTACGACAGAAAGGCCAATTGGGTTTGGTCTGAAGGTAGCTCGGGTCGCAAAAACCCCTTTTTTCTCATTGCCACCTAAGCGTGGTGGCCGCACCAGCGGTGACCAGCCTCTGTCTGCTGTTTCATGAAATACAAACACCAGCCATAAATGACTAAAGGCTTCAATACCGCGGACAATAGCGTCATCGTCATAGCCTGGTTCCAAAACCAGTTCAGCTTTGGCTTCGGCTATCAAACCTGGCTGACGGGGAATCGCGAACTTTTGTTTATAGGGTGAGCGGATGGTGCCCAGCACCTGCATTTGATAAGAGGGCATCAGTTCCTCAGAAGATAAAAGCCAACGGAAGGCGAAAAATGAGTTCTATTATGGCGTTAGCATCCTCAAAGGACAAGCAAAGCCCAAAAGCACTCCAGACTGAAAACACTTTACAACAGAGTGAAAACTTGGGATTAATAGCAGGACGCTGCTTTATGTTGGCCCACATTCTTACAGCAAGCATCCAAGAGTGGTAACAAACCACCATATTAAAAAGAACCAAACCACGTGAATCCACCTTAATCTATGCAGCATCCTTGCTGTGTTTTTGCTATGGCTTGACGAGAGTTTATGATGGAAAAGAAAGTTTTATTGATTGAATGCCCGGATTCAAAAGGGTTGATTGCTCAAATTACCAATATTTGCTACAAACACCAGCTGAATATAATTCGTAATACAGAATATGTTGACCCGGATTCAGGTCAGTTTTTTATGCGTACTCAGCTTGAAGGGATTTTTAACGACAAAACCCTGATGCTGGATTTAGACAGAGCCTTGCCACATGGTAGCAGTCGGCAGTTGGTCGCTGCAGGGCGGAAAAAAGTAGTGATACTGGTGACTAAAGAAGCGCATTGCCTGGGTGATATTTTAATGAAGGTCTATGACGGCTCATTAAAACTGGATATAGCTGCAGTAGTGGGCAATCATCCGGATTTACAAAGTCTGGCCGAAAAATTTGATATTCCTTACCATTTTGTCAGTCATATCAACTTAAGTCGTGAACAGCATGAGGCGGCACTGCAGCAGGTGATAGACCCGTATCAGGCTGATTATTTAGTGCTGGCTAAGTTTATGCGGGTGTTAAGCCCGGCTTTTGTCGCGCATTACAAAGAACGTATTATCAATATCCACCATAGCTTTTTGCCTGCCTTTATCGGTGCTAATCCTTATCATCAGGCGCATAAAAGAGGTGTCAAAATTATTGGTGCCACAGCACATTTCGTCACTGACGATCTGGATGAGGGCCCTATTATTAAACAGCTGGTGACTCCTGTGGATCATACCTACAGCGCTATGGATATGGTCAAAGCCGGTCGGGATGTTGAAAAAAATGTGCTGAGCAAAGCCTTGCAACTGGTGTTGGAAGACCGGGTTTTTGTGCATGGCAATAAAACAGTAATCCTGTAAAAAATCATTCAGATCAGGGGCTTGGTTCGATTTTTTCAGAAAACGAACTATGCTGATTAAAAACACTAAAGGTAAAAACTTTATGTCTGGTAAAAGGGCTGTTGAATTTCGTTTTCTGGCCGAACCTACTCATGTCAACTTCGGTGGCAAAGTGCATGGCGGCATGGTGATGAAATGGATTGATCAGGTGGCTTACGCCTGTGCCGCGGGTTGGAGTGGCTTATATTGTGTCACTGTGTCTGTAGGTACTATCAGGTTTCGTCGTCCTATTCTGGTAGGGCATCAGGTTGAATTGATTGCCCGTATTGTTTACACAGGCACCACCAGTATGCACGTACTGGTACAGGTGCGCTCAGGTGACACCAAAGGCGATGAAATGCTGGAAACCAACCACTGCATTATCAGTTTTGTGGCTTTGGATGCAGAAGGTAATACAGCCGCTGTGCCGGCTTGGGTGCCACAGACCGAGGAAGACCGGTTTTTGCAGCAATATGCTGTTAAAACCAAAGCTTTTTCGCAACAGGTTGAGCAGGATATGCTGGATTATTATCAGGAGAAAACCGAATGAAACTGCTCTGGTCAATCATTGCTTTTTTTAGTTTTGCCTCTTTTTCAGCTGAACCTGTGCTGCATCCACAACTGGAAATCTTCCGCCCTTTTTTAAATAGCCACTGGGAAGGAGATTTAACAGAAGCTGGCAAAGAGAAAAAAATGATTGATCGGTCCATCTGGAGCAGGGCGTTAAATGGTCAGGCTATTAAAACTGTGCACTCCATTAATGATGGCGAGTATGGTGGTGAGACCATGATTTTCTGGGATCAGAAACAGAAAAAAATCGCGTACTATTATTTCACCACAGCAGGCTTTTATACCCATGGCACTATGACCTACAACCCTGACACTCAAAGCATCGAAGCACTGGAAAACGTAGAGAATAACGCGCAAGGCATCACGCAGGTGCGTTCACATTCAGTGCTGGATAAAAGTGGCAAGCTTGAGGTCAGTTCAGAGTATTTGCAAAATGGTCAATGGGTAAAAGGGCACAGCGCTCAGTATAAACGTGTGCCCCACACCGAAGTGAAGTTTTACTAAAGGCTGTTACTTTTCGATAATAAACTCTTCAGTCGGCTCCAGTGCGTAGATATTGTCTATCTGTGTCGCACTGGAGTGACTGACTCTTAAGTCTTTAATATGGCCGTTGCGTAAACTGTAGACCCAACCATGAACTGTCAGAGGCTGACCACGCTCCCAGGCGTCTTGCACAAAGCTGGTGTGACACACATTACGCACCTGTTCCATCACATTGAGCTCACACAAGCGGTTGACTCGTTGACCTTCGTCTTCAAAACTGTCCAATTCTTCTCTGTGCAGCGCATACACATCTTTAATATTACGTAGCCAGTTATCAACAAAACCAATACGTTGTTTGTTCATAGCCGCAGCTACACCGCCACAACCATAATGGCCGCAGACAATAATGTGTTTGATTTTTAAGATATCGATAGCGTACTGCAGCACAGATAAACAATTGATGTCGGAATGCAAAACCAGATTGGCTACATTACGGTGAACAAAGAGCTCGCCCGGCAGCAGGCCTACAATTTCATTGGCAGGAACCCGGCTGTCAGAGCAGCCAATCCATAAATATTCAGGCGCCTGTTGTTCGGAGAGCTGCTTGAAAAACCCCGGAGCTTCCTGCTCAACCCGCTCAGCCCACGCCCTGTTATTGGCAAATAGTTGTTTTATGGAACGCATTGAATCACCTTATAAAGAACTGGAGCTACGATAACAGATCTTACCCCGAGGGGAACACCGACCAGCCACCACTATACCAGACTATCAGACCAACATATTCAGCGGTGGTAAATCTGTTTGGCTGCTCACTGTGGCTCAGGGTATGATAGAACAATAAGTTAAGATTCTTCTAAAGGAACCATGATTCTATGGTGAAATTAAAAAAAGCAGTGATCCCAGTTGCAGGTTTAGGCACGAGAATGTTGCCTGCAACTAAAGCTATTCCAAAAGAAATGTTGCCGGTCGTCGATAAACCTTTGATCCAATATGTAGTAGAGGAAGCTGCTGCCGCTGGAATTACTGAAATAGTACTGGTGACCCACTCCAGTAAAAATTCAATAGAAAACCATTTTGATACCAGTTTTGAACTGGAAAACCAGTTGGAAAAACGCGTCAAGCGCTCATTACTGGATGATGTTCGTTCTATCAACCCAAAAAATGTCACTGTCATTTCAGTGCGCCAGCCTGTGGCTTTGGGTTTAGGTCATGCGGTGTTGTGTGCAGCCCCTGTGGTAGGCAATGAGCCTTTTGCGGTGATTTTGCCCGATGTATTGATTGATAAGTACCATGCTGACGCCCGTATTCATAATTTAAAAGCTATGATTGAGCGCTTTGAAACAACTGGCGCAAGCCAGATTATGGTTGAGCCAGTGCCAGCGCTTGAAGTGAATAAATACGGTATTGTGGATATTGCTGGTGAGACTCTGGTTCAGGGACAATCCGCTTTAATTCGTACTATGGTGGAAAAACCAGAGGTTGAGGATGCTCCTTCTAATTTGGCTATTACCGGACGTTATGTATTGTCTGCCAAAGTATGGGATTTGTTACGCCATACAGCACCAGGCGCAGGTGGCGAAATTCAGCTGACAGATGCTT
Protein-coding sequences here:
- a CDS encoding acyl-CoA thioesterase; translation: MLIKNTKGKNFMSGKRAVEFRFLAEPTHVNFGGKVHGGMVMKWIDQVAYACAAGWSGLYCVTVSVGTIRFRRPILVGHQVELIARIVYTGTTSMHVLVQVRSGDTKGDEMLETNHCIISFVALDAEGNTAAVPAWVPQTEEDRFLQQYAVKTKAFSQQVEQDMLDYYQEKTE
- the tsaA gene encoding tRNA (N6-threonylcarbamoyladenosine(37)-N6)-methyltransferase TrmO; the encoded protein is MPSYQMQVLGTIRSPYKQKFAIPRQPGLIAEAKAELVLEPGYDDDAIVRGIEAFSHLWLVFVFHETADRGWSPLVRPPRLGGNEKKGVFATRATFRPNPIGLSVVKLEGVVRKQGRLIILLSGIDLLDGTPILDIKPYLPYADALPDAAGGFADAAPETDMTVSFEPAVLEFCQRQKDQPELAVLIEKVLKQDPRPPYKKQKAEQQSYGMTLYHFNIKWTVNGVHNHVTEIRHVPKNKQTAEIQPQPES
- the purU gene encoding formyltetrahydrofolate deformylase; this translates as MEKKVLLIECPDSKGLIAQITNICYKHQLNIIRNTEYVDPDSGQFFMRTQLEGIFNDKTLMLDLDRALPHGSSRQLVAAGRKKVVILVTKEAHCLGDILMKVYDGSLKLDIAAVVGNHPDLQSLAEKFDIPYHFVSHINLSREQHEAALQQVIDPYQADYLVLAKFMRVLSPAFVAHYKERIINIHHSFLPAFIGANPYHQAHKRGVKIIGATAHFVTDDLDEGPIIKQLVTPVDHTYSAMDMVKAGRDVEKNVLSKALQLVLEDRVFVHGNKTVIL
- the galU gene encoding UTP--glucose-1-phosphate uridylyltransferase GalU translates to MVKLKKAVIPVAGLGTRMLPATKAIPKEMLPVVDKPLIQYVVEEAAAAGITEIVLVTHSSKNSIENHFDTSFELENQLEKRVKRSLLDDVRSINPKNVTVISVRQPVALGLGHAVLCAAPVVGNEPFAVILPDVLIDKYHADARIHNLKAMIERFETTGASQIMVEPVPALEVNKYGIVDIAGETLVQGQSALIRTMVEKPEVEDAPSNLAITGRYVLSAKVWDLLRHTAPGAGGEIQLTDALHHLLLIEKIEAYHLQGKSHDCGSKIGYLKAVVEYALQDKKLSDEFRTYLKDLYLLKDQ
- the can gene encoding carbonate dehydratase; its protein translation is MRSIKQLFANNRAWAERVEQEAPGFFKQLSEQQAPEYLWIGCSDSRVPANEIVGLLPGELFVHRNVANLVLHSDINCLSVLQYAIDILKIKHIIVCGHYGCGGVAAAMNKQRIGFVDNWLRNIKDVYALHREELDSFEDEGQRVNRLCELNVMEQVRNVCHTSFVQDAWERGQPLTVHGWVYSLRNGHIKDLRVSHSSATQIDNIYALEPTEEFIIEK